A window from Aneurinibacillus sp. REN35 encodes these proteins:
- the cobM gene encoding precorrin-4 C(11)-methyltransferase: protein MKVYIIGAGPGDPDLITVKGLTLLQQADVVLWTDSLVNEELVAKAKPEAEVLKTAGMNLEEMVDIMVDRVKQGKQVVRVHTGDPAVYGAILEQMVLLKQSGVEYEIVPGVSSVFAAAAAVGAELTVPDLTQTLILTRAEGRTPVPEREKLHDLASHHCTVALFLSATLVKKVVDEFLTAGWREDTPVAVVYRASWPDQIIVRSTLENLAEDLRSHGIRSHAMILAGWALDPTITDRDEFRSKLYDKEFTHRFRRGVNS from the coding sequence ATGAAAGTCTATATTATTGGTGCTGGACCGGGCGATCCCGACTTGATTACAGTGAAAGGACTTACGCTATTACAGCAGGCCGATGTTGTGTTATGGACCGATTCACTGGTTAATGAAGAACTCGTTGCTAAGGCTAAACCGGAAGCGGAAGTGCTAAAGACGGCAGGCATGAACTTAGAAGAGATGGTCGATATTATGGTCGATCGTGTAAAGCAGGGAAAACAAGTTGTCCGTGTACATACGGGTGATCCAGCAGTATATGGTGCAATTCTTGAGCAGATGGTGCTGCTTAAGCAGAGCGGAGTGGAATATGAGATTGTACCGGGGGTGAGTTCGGTATTTGCAGCGGCTGCGGCAGTGGGGGCGGAGTTGACGGTGCCTGATTTAACGCAGACGCTCATTCTCACACGGGCTGAAGGGCGCACTCCGGTTCCGGAACGTGAGAAGCTGCATGACCTTGCCTCTCACCATTGCACAGTGGCTCTGTTTTTAAGCGCGACCTTGGTTAAGAAAGTCGTAGACGAATTCCTCACCGCAGGCTGGCGTGAGGATACGCCGGTTGCTGTCGTATACCGGGCAAGTTGGCCGGATCAGATCATTGTCCGCTCTACGCTTGAGAATCTAGCGGAAGACTTGCGTTCGCACGGTATCCGCTCTCATGCGATGATTCTTGCAGGCTGGGCGCTTGATCCTACGATTACAGACCGGGACGAATTCCGCTCTAAGCTATATGATAAAGAGTTCACGCATCGGTTCCGGCGGGGTGTGAACTCATGA